From the genome of Leptolyngbyaceae cyanobacterium, one region includes:
- a CDS encoding WD40 repeat domain-containing protein, producing MTQQNENFKEFIGKLIGRVSSLENAMIQIDRKLADIPNQIEEAVQKRLDEITRSNQPAPVASLPTPQTQPWKCLATLSAHRGGVSSIAISQNGQFLSSVGKDNTLKIWDIPTGELTRTISGASGVASVAISPDGQTFANSSGSHIKIWDFRIGELPRSFSMEPGEVYSVAISLDGRLLVAGNSEGEITILDLPVGEQLRSFAWHSENTLDWHAKGSVKVVKISADKTIIASGGTDNTAKLWNLNTEELIFTLSGHSGSINTLAFSPQDNIVVSGSSDKTIKIWDVKTGSLQRTLYGHLEPVRTVTINPTGQLIASGSDDETIRIWNVTTGELLRTLSGHLGGVNSVAFSPDGKLLISGSQDMTIKFWSTN from the coding sequence ATGACACAGCAGAATGAAAACTTTAAAGAATTCATTGGCAAGCTGATCGGTCGGGTCAGCAGCTTAGAAAACGCGATGATTCAGATCGATCGCAAATTGGCAGATATTCCCAATCAAATAGAAGAAGCTGTTCAAAAACGCCTAGATGAAATTACACGATCGAATCAGCCAGCGCCAGTTGCTTCGCTACCAACGCCTCAAACTCAGCCTTGGAAATGTTTAGCTACTCTTTCCGCTCATCGAGGCGGAGTTAGTTCGATCGCAATTAGCCAAAACGGGCAATTCCTCAGCAGCGTTGGTAAAGACAACACCCTCAAAATTTGGGATATCCCCACAGGCGAACTAACTCGTACTATCTCTGGTGCATCTGGGGTTGCGTCGGTTGCGATTAGCCCAGATGGACAGACTTTTGCAAATAGTAGTGGTTCCCATATCAAAATTTGGGATTTTCGCATCGGGGAACTACCTCGCAGCTTTTCAATGGAACCAGGTGAGGTTTATTCAGTTGCTATTAGTCTCGACGGTCGGTTACTTGTGGCTGGTAATAGTGAAGGAGAAATTACCATCTTAGATCTGCCAGTGGGAGAACAACTACGTTCTTTTGCTTGGCATTCCGAAAATACTCTTGATTGGCACGCGAAAGGAAGCGTAAAAGTAGTTAAGATTAGTGCAGACAAAACAATAATAGCCAGTGGTGGTACAGACAACACCGCCAAACTTTGGAATCTCAATACAGAAGAACTTATCTTTACTCTGTCCGGACATTCCGGATCTATTAATACTCTTGCTTTCAGTCCTCAAGATAATATTGTTGTTAGTGGTAGTTCGGATAAAACCATCAAAATTTGGGATGTAAAAACGGGTTCTTTGCAGCGAACTTTATACGGACATTTAGAACCAGTAAGAACCGTTACAATTAATCCGACTGGTCAGTTAATTGCTAGCGGTAGCGATGACGAAACAATTAGAATTTGGAACGTTACAACCGGAGAGTTGCTGCGTACTCTTTCCGGACACTTAGGTGGTGTTAATTCAGTTGCTTTCAGTCCAGATGGAAAGCTATTAATTAGTGGCAGCCAAGACATGACCATCAAGTTCTGGAGTACTAATTAA
- a CDS encoding M20 family metallopeptidase, whose amino-acid sequence MLTQIKNLAAKLAPRLIEIRRHIHSHPELSSQEYQTAAYVAGVLSSCGLRIQETVGKTGVIGELLGKSSDEGLLAIRTDMDALPIEERTNLEFASKQPGVMHACGHDVHTTVGLGTAMVLAEMGENFQGNVRFLFQPAEEIAQGANWMIEDGGMNRVQAILGVHVFPSIPGGSIGIRYGALTAAADDLEIIIIGESGHGARPHEAIDAIWIAAQVITNLQQAISRTQNPLRPVVLTIGKIVGGRAPNVIADQVKLLGTVRSLHPETRKALPGWIEQIVANVCQTYGATYELSYRQGVPGVQNDPALTQLLEASGREALGSDRVIVLPEPSLGAEDFSQYLQYAPGAMFRLGVGFVDKPNYPLHHPQFEVDESAIVTGVVTLAYAAYKYWHCH is encoded by the coding sequence ATGCTTACCCAGATCAAAAATCTAGCCGCCAAACTCGCACCGCGTTTAATTGAAATTCGCCGTCATATCCACTCTCATCCTGAATTAAGCTCTCAAGAATACCAAACAGCCGCTTACGTGGCAGGTGTGTTATCATCTTGCGGTCTTCGCATTCAAGAAACTGTTGGCAAAACAGGTGTAATCGGAGAGTTACTTGGGAAAAGTAGCGATGAGGGATTGCTGGCAATTCGGACGGATATGGATGCTTTGCCAATTGAGGAACGTACCAATTTAGAATTTGCTTCTAAACAACCTGGAGTAATGCACGCTTGCGGTCATGATGTGCATACTACCGTCGGTTTAGGCACGGCAATGGTTCTGGCTGAAATGGGAGAAAATTTTCAAGGTAACGTCCGCTTTTTATTTCAGCCAGCCGAAGAAATTGCTCAAGGCGCTAACTGGATGATCGAGGATGGGGGGATGAATCGGGTACAAGCTATCCTTGGCGTTCATGTTTTTCCCAGTATTCCAGGAGGATCGATCGGCATTCGATATGGAGCTTTAACAGCAGCCGCCGATGATTTAGAAATTATTATTATTGGAGAATCAGGTCATGGCGCTAGACCGCACGAAGCAATCGATGCGATTTGGATCGCCGCTCAAGTAATTACTAATCTTCAACAAGCAATTAGTCGCACTCAAAATCCTCTCCGTCCGGTGGTATTGACGATCGGTAAAATCGTGGGAGGACGAGCGCCAAACGTGATCGCCGACCAAGTAAAATTGTTAGGTACCGTGCGAAGTCTCCATCCAGAAACTCGCAAGGCTTTACCGGGTTGGATCGAACAAATAGTAGCTAATGTTTGTCAAACTTACGGTGCTACTTATGAATTAAGTTACAGACAAGGCGTGCCGGGAGTACAAAACGATCCCGCTCTTACTCAACTTTTAGAGGCGTCCGGTAGAGAAGCTTTGGGAAGCGATCGCGTAATTGTTTTACCAGAACCTTCTCTGGGAGCCGAAGATTTTTCTCAGTATTTACAATACGCTCCCGGAGCGATGTTTCGTTTGGGTGTTGGCTTTGTAGATAAACCAAATTATCCCCTCCATCATCCCCAATTTGAAGTAGATGAATCTGCTATCGTGACGGGAGTTGTTACTCTCGCCTATGCTGCCTACAAATATTGGCATTGTCATTAA
- a CDS encoding glucosidase has translation MTKEEARLTEDRERKAYWKRWGPYLSERQWGTVREDYSATGEAWDYFTHEQARSRAYRWGEDGIAGISDNHQRLCFAIALWNEQDPILKERLFGLTGKQGNHGEDVKEYYFYLDSTPTHSYMKYLYKYPQSAFPYDQLIEENCQRDRHAQEYEFIDTGVFDDNRYFDVLVEYAKAAPEDILIRISITNQASESKPIHLLPTLWFRNTWSWDVNSQKPVLQEVHSNQKLSIIEAHDPTIGKRWLYWDEIPELLFTENETNYEYLFGTPNASPYVKDGINNYLIHGQQDAVNPDRVGTKVSPHYHIVLAPGETKIIKLRLTDIENHVQPLGWEFDQIFQDRMTEADEFYTRICPFELSEDQRNLQRQAFAGMLWSKQYYYYVIQDWIEGDPTMPIPPKERKSGRNSDWKHLFNEDIISMPDKWEYPWYAAWDLAFHLIPFATIDPDFAKLQLDRLTREWYMHPNGQMPAYEWALGDVNPPVHAWAAMRIYQIEKKMYGRQDIQFLERVFQKLLLNFTWWVNRKDIEGRNVFQGGFLGLDNIGLFDRSAPLPTGGCIAQADGTSWMGMYCLNLLKIALELATKMPVYEDIASKFFEHFLYIADAMNHIGGDGTQLWDETDGFYYDVLHFPNGEMQRVKVRSMVGLIPLFAITTIEPETLSKLPNFKRRLEWFIRHRKDLKQNVACMETPGMGEMRLLSIVCQSKLKRILEKMLDEKEFLSDYGIRSLSRYHADRPYIFHFNGQEYRVDYEPAESSTGMFGGNSNWRGPIWFPVNYLIIESLQKFHYYLGNDFKVECPTGSGNMMNFWEIATELSHRQMAIFLKDESGRRPVYGDTKIFQTHSDWQDLILFYEYFHGDNGAGIGASHQTGWTGLVAKLIQQCAEYRTKNAEAAR, from the coding sequence ATGACCAAAGAAGAAGCCAGATTAACCGAAGATAGAGAACGCAAAGCCTACTGGAAACGCTGGGGGCCATATTTAAGCGAACGGCAGTGGGGAACGGTGCGAGAAGACTACAGCGCTACGGGGGAAGCTTGGGATTATTTTACCCACGAACAAGCGCGATCGCGTGCCTATCGGTGGGGGGAAGATGGGATTGCCGGAATTTCCGATAATCATCAACGGCTGTGTTTTGCGATCGCGCTTTGGAACGAACAAGACCCCATTCTGAAAGAGCGCTTATTTGGCTTAACGGGAAAACAAGGAAATCACGGAGAAGATGTCAAAGAATATTACTTTTATCTGGACAGCACTCCCACTCATTCCTACATGAAATACTTGTATAAATATCCCCAATCAGCATTTCCTTACGACCAATTAATTGAGGAGAATTGCCAGCGCGATCGCCATGCACAAGAATATGAATTTATCGATACAGGAGTATTCGACGATAACCGTTATTTCGATGTTTTAGTCGAGTATGCAAAAGCCGCTCCCGAAGATATTTTAATTCGCATTAGCATCACCAATCAAGCTTCAGAATCAAAACCAATACATCTATTACCTACTTTGTGGTTTCGCAATACTTGGTCATGGGATGTGAATAGCCAAAAACCAGTACTTCAAGAAGTACATTCTAATCAAAAATTAAGCATCATCGAAGCCCACGATCCAACGATAGGAAAGCGATGGTTGTATTGGGACGAAATACCGGAATTATTATTTACCGAAAACGAAACTAATTACGAATATTTATTTGGTACACCTAATGCTTCGCCATATGTAAAAGATGGTATTAACAATTATTTGATTCACGGTCAACAAGATGCTGTTAATCCCGATCGGGTTGGCACTAAAGTTTCACCTCATTACCACATAGTACTAGCTCCGGGCGAAACAAAAATAATTAAATTAAGGTTAACTGACATAGAAAATCATGTTCAACCTTTGGGTTGGGAATTTGACCAAATTTTTCAAGACCGGATGACTGAAGCTGATGAATTTTATACTCGTATTTGTCCATTTGAATTATCAGAAGACCAGCGAAACTTACAGCGACAAGCTTTCGCGGGAATGTTGTGGAGTAAACAATATTACTACTATGTAATTCAAGACTGGATCGAGGGCGATCCAACTATGCCCATTCCACCCAAGGAACGCAAATCCGGCAGAAATTCCGATTGGAAACATCTATTTAATGAAGATATTATTTCCATGCCCGATAAGTGGGAATATCCTTGGTATGCCGCTTGGGATTTAGCTTTTCATTTAATACCTTTTGCGACGATCGATCCAGACTTTGCCAAACTGCAACTCGATCGATTAACTAGGGAATGGTATATGCACCCAAACGGTCAAATGCCAGCTTATGAATGGGCATTAGGCGATGTAAATCCACCAGTTCATGCTTGGGCGGCAATGCGGATTTATCAAATCGAAAAAAAAATGTACGGTCGCCAAGATATCCAATTTTTAGAGCGAGTATTTCAAAAGCTATTACTGAATTTTACTTGGTGGGTAAATCGCAAAGATATTGAAGGAAGAAATGTTTTTCAAGGCGGATTTTTAGGATTAGATAATATTGGCTTGTTCGACCGGAGTGCGCCCTTACCTACTGGAGGATGTATCGCTCAAGCAGACGGCACCAGTTGGATGGGAATGTATTGCTTAAATCTGCTGAAAATAGCTTTGGAATTGGCTACGAAAATGCCAGTTTATGAAGATATTGCCAGCAAGTTTTTCGAGCATTTTCTTTATATTGCCGATGCGATGAATCATATCGGTGGCGATGGTACCCAATTGTGGGATGAAACTGATGGTTTTTACTATGATGTGTTGCATTTTCCGAATGGAGAAATGCAGCGCGTTAAAGTGCGATCGATGGTGGGACTAATTCCCTTATTTGCCATTACTACTATTGAACCGGAAACCCTCTCTAAATTACCTAATTTCAAACGGCGATTGGAGTGGTTTATTCGCCATCGTAAAGATTTAAAGCAAAATGTTGCTTGTATGGAAACTCCTGGTATGGGAGAAATGAGATTGCTATCAATTGTTTGCCAAAGTAAATTAAAACGCATTCTCGAAAAAATGCTAGATGAAAAAGAATTTTTAAGCGATTATGGCATTCGTTCCTTATCTCGCTATCATGCCGATCGTCCTTATATTTTTCACTTTAACGGTCAGGAATACCGAGTAGATTACGAACCAGCAGAATCGAGTACGGGAATGTTTGGCGGAAATTCTAACTGGCGCGGGCCAATTTGGTTTCCGGTGAATTATTTGATTATCGAATCTCTCCAAAAATTTCATTACTATTTGGGAAATGACTTTAAAGTAGAGTGTCCTACAGGTTCGGGAAACATGATGAATTTTTGGGAAATAGCGACAGAATTATCTCACAGACAAATGGCAATTTTCCTAAAGGATGAATCCGGGCGACGCCCTGTTTATGGAGATACGAAAATATTTCAAACTCATTCCGATTGGCAAGATTTAATTTTATTTTATGAATATTTTCACGGCGATAATGGTGCTGGAATTGGCGCTTCTCATCAAACTGGTTGGACTGGCTTGGTAGCGAAATTAATTCAGCAATGTGCCGAGTATAGAACGAAAAATGCTGAAGCAGCAAGGTAA